The nucleotide window TGTGCGAGGCCAACGGGCTGGACCCGGACCGAAAAGCCGCCATGCGCGAGCCCATGGTCGAGCTGATCAAGATCGTCGAGGGTTTCTATGCCTGCGGCGTTGCCGCCAGCGTCTATGGCACGCAAGACGCGCACAGCGGCTCGTTCATGCCCGAGCCGGTGTTCGCCAACATCGGCAAGCTGCTGCTGGCCACGCAGATCTACGACATGCATCGCCTGGCGCACGAGGTCTCGGGCGGGCTGATCGTCGCCCTGCCCGGCCCCGACGAAGACCACAACCCGGCCACCGCCGCGAGCCTGGCCGAAGTGCTGCGCGCCAACCCGGCCGTGCCGTACGACAAGCGCATCGAAGTGGCGCGCTTCATGGAGGACTTGACGGCGTCGTACCAGGGCGGCTGGTACTCGCTCATCAGCCTGCACGGCGGCGGCTCGCCGGCGGCGATGAAGCAGGAAATCTGGCGCAACTACCCCGTGGGCAACAAGGTCGAGCTGGTCGAGCGTCTGCTGGACCGGGGTGTGCTGCACGACGCCCAGCGATCCATCACGAAGAACCGGCAGCCGGGGCGCTGCTGCGACACGGGGTGCACGACGCCGGGGCAGCCGGTGATGGTGCCGCTGCCGCGCTCCACGCGGGCGCCGGTCGCTGACTGAGGCGGCACCGGCAGCCAGCGTTGCCAGACCCTGGCCTACACTTGCGGGTTTCATCGCACGCACCCGCTCCATGGCCGACGCCTCCCAATCACGGCTCGTGTATGCCGCCCTGCTCATCCTGGCCGTGGCTGCGGTCTATGCGCCAGGGCTGAACAACGGCCTGCTGTTCGACGATCTGCGCCTGCAGGACGGCACCATCTTCGAGCGCTATGGCAGCCTGGCGCAGTTCAAGGCGCGCATGCTGTCCTACGGCAGCTTCGTCTGGGTGCAGCAGCTCTTTGGCGAGGGCTGGTGGAAGCAGCGCATCGTCAACGTGGCGCTGCACCTGGGCGTGGTCGCGGCGCTGTATGCGTTTTTGCAGGCCCTCGTGGGCACGGCGCGCTTTCCGGCCTCGTTCGAGGAGCACGAGCACTTTGCGCGCTCGCGCACCGCCGCGCTGCGCGTGGGCGTGGCGCTGTTCGCGCTCAATCCGGTGGCCGTCTATGCCGTGGCCTACCTCACGCAGCGCTCCATCGTCATGGCGACGCTGCTGGCGCTGCTGGCCTGCTGGGCCTTCGTGCGCGGCCTGCAGACGCGGCGCTGGCCGTGGTTCGCCGGCGCCCTGCTGGCCTATGTGCTGGCGGTACTGGCCAAGGAATACGCGGTCATGACCGCCGCCCTGAGCGTGCCGCTGTACCTGTACGTGCGCCGCCCGACCTGGCAGCAGGCGGCGCTGATCGTCGCCGGCGCGCTGGTGCTGGTGGGCGCGGCCATCGCCGTGCTGCTGGGTCTGTACGGCAACCTGATCGGCAATCTGATCGACGACCAGTCGGTCGACTTCGTGCGCCAGCTGGAAGCCGTGCAGCCGGGCGTGGGCGCGCGCATGTATGCGCTGAGCATCCTCAACGAAGCCGCGCTGTTCTTTCGCTATGGCCTGCTGTGGGCGCTGCCCAATGTGCAGTGGATGTCCATCGACCTGCGGCCGGCCTTCCCCTTGAGCTTCGCCTCGCCCTGGCACCTGGCGGGCGCGCTGGCCTACGTGGCGCTCCTGCTGGCCGCGCTGTGGCTGGTCGTCCGCAGAAGCGACCTGTGGGGCCTGGCGGCGCTGCTGCTGCTCATGCCGCTTCTCCTGTACGCGACCGAGTTCGCAGTGGTCTGGGTGCAGGACCCGTTCGTGCTGTACCGCAGCTACCTGTGGGCGGTGGCGCTGCCGGGGCTGCTGGCCATCGTGCTGACGGGCTTTCGGCCGCGCAGCATCTACATCGCCGGCATCGTGGTCGGCATCGCCTTCGCGGCGCTGGCGACCGAGCGCGTGCTGTCGCTCAGGGACGCCGGCAGCGCCTGGGCCGACGCCACCGAGAAGATCGACACGCAGGCGCCCGCCAACGCCGTGGGCCGCAGCCGCGCCTTCCTGAACCTGGGCAGCTACCGCCTGGAAAAAGGCCTGTACGCCCAGGCGGAACGCGATTTCGCCACCGCCGACGCGCTGGGCGATCCGCGCGGCAATGCCCGCTTCAGCATCGGCATGGCCTTGCAGCAGCAAAAAAGGCATGCCGAGGCGCTCAAGGCCTTCGATGCGGCGCAGGCGCGCGGCTATTCGGGCCAGTCGCTGCATTTTCAGCGCGGCGAATCGGCCATGGCGGTGGGGGATTTCGCGCTGGCGTTCCGGTCGTTCGACGCCGCCGGCCGCGCCCCCACCGAGACCGACGAGGGCAGCGACAAGCTGCTCCAGCTCATCGCCCTGCGCCGCGCCGAAGCGGCCATCGGCGCCAACCAGTTCGACGCCGCCATCGAAGGCTTCACCGAACTGCTGAAACAAAGCCCCGGCAACCCGCGTCTGGAAATGGGCCTGGGCATGGCGCTGGTCGGCAAGGGCGACAGCCGGCGCGCGCTGGCGCTGTTCGACCAGTTGCTGGCGCGCACGCCCACGGCGGCCGCCTTCTACGGCCGCGGCATGGCGCACCGCGCGGCGGGGGATCTGGCAGCCAGCCTCAAGGACATGGACCAGGCGCTGCGCCTGGACCCGCGCAACGCGCAGTTCCGCAGCGTGCGCGAGCAGATCGCCGCCGAGGCCGCACGCGGCGGCGCGGCCAGGCCGGCGCGCTGACGCGGCCACGGCACGAGGCGTTCCCGCATCCATGCGCGTTCTGCACGTCGGCAAG belongs to Melaminivora suipulveris and includes:
- a CDS encoding tetratricopeptide repeat protein, which produces MADASQSRLVYAALLILAVAAVYAPGLNNGLLFDDLRLQDGTIFERYGSLAQFKARMLSYGSFVWVQQLFGEGWWKQRIVNVALHLGVVAALYAFLQALVGTARFPASFEEHEHFARSRTAALRVGVALFALNPVAVYAVAYLTQRSIVMATLLALLACWAFVRGLQTRRWPWFAGALLAYVLAVLAKEYAVMTAALSVPLYLYVRRPTWQQAALIVAGALVLVGAAIAVLLGLYGNLIGNLIDDQSVDFVRQLEAVQPGVGARMYALSILNEAALFFRYGLLWALPNVQWMSIDLRPAFPLSFASPWHLAGALAYVALLLAALWLVVRRSDLWGLAALLLLMPLLLYATEFAVVWVQDPFVLYRSYLWAVALPGLLAIVLTGFRPRSIYIAGIVVGIAFAALATERVLSLRDAGSAWADATEKIDTQAPANAVGRSRAFLNLGSYRLEKGLYAQAERDFATADALGDPRGNARFSIGMALQQQKRHAEALKAFDAAQARGYSGQSLHFQRGESAMAVGDFALAFRSFDAAGRAPTETDEGSDKLLQLIALRRAEAAIGANQFDAAIEGFTELLKQSPGNPRLEMGLGMALVGKGDSRRALALFDQLLARTPTAAAFYGRGMAHRAAGDLAASLKDMDQALRLDPRNAQFRSVREQIAAEAARGGAARPAR